In the Streptomyces sp. NBC_00193 genome, TGAGGAAGGCGACGCGGGTGCCGGGCTCGGCGGGGACCGGGACGGGGTCCCGGGCGACCATCGTGGCGTGGGCGATCGAGACCACGTTGACCACCATGAAGAGCATGATCAGGGCGACGGATCCGAGCATCACGGCGTCGAGCCGGACGAGCCAGCCCTCGCCGCCCTCCCGGACCGTCCGGTGCGTGGGCCAGACGAGGTAGAGCAGCAGCCCGACGGCGGCGACGGGGGCGAGCGTCATGAGGGCGACGGCCCGTATTCGGGTCCGGAGGTCCTCGCGCGCGAGCAGGGAGCGGTACCTCACGCGGTAGGCGACGGCGGGATCCGGCTCCTCGCAGGGTCCGGCCAGCCGGCTGTGGGTCTCGTAGTCGAAGGCTTCCTGGGCTTCCTGCCGCACGGTTCCTCCAGGCGCTCGAAACCGAGGTACGTATCCCCACGAAAGGGGAGATACCTCGGCCTGTCGAACTGGATGCCGCCACCCGGGCGGTTCCGATCCGTGCCCTGCCGGCCAGGGCCGAACGGGTCACCGCACCGGAAGATCCGGACTCCCGGGCCCCGTACGCACCCCTCAGCCGGCCCGTCCGCCGAGCAGGATGCCGCGTCCGGCGTAGAACCGGTCCAGGTCGGCCCAGGGGACGGGCGCGTACTGCTGGGAGCCGTCGGGGAAGCCGGAGGGATTGTGCACCAGGACGGCCTCGTCGGTGGCCCCGACGGCGAGCACCAGGTGGCCGCCCCTGGCCTCGGCCGCGGGGGCCGCGGTACGGATCGACCAGTGCACCGACAGCATCGCCAGACCGCCCGCGGCGAGCGTGTCCCGGACGGCCTGGTGGTCCAGTACGGGCACCGAGCGGGCGTCCAGGCCCCAGCGGGCGTTCACGTACTCGGCGAACGGCCGGTAGATCAGCCCCTGCACGGCGTCCCCGTCCCGCACGTACGCCCCGGCCCCGCAGAGCTCCTTCACCAGCTCCACCGACGGCGGCACCGGGAGCTCCAGCCGCCCCAGCACCATCCGCAGGCAGGCCACTCCGCACATCCGGGGCGCCCAGAAGGCGTACTCCTCGGGCGAGTCCGCCCCGGACCCGGCCCACAGCGGATCCCGGGCCGCGTCGGCACCCGCGACGAACTCGGGCACCAGCGCGGCGGACTCCCACTGGGAGTAGTACGGGACGGCGTGCTTGATCACGGAGACGGTCATGCCTCCGAAGTCTGCCAGGCCTGGCCACGGCGTAATACGCGTCATACACTGCGATGGTGGCCAAGACCAGGATCAGCATCAGCCTCGAGCAGGAGCAGGCCGAGCGCATCAGGCGGCACGCCGAGCGCGCCGGCCTGGACGTCTCCGCGTACCTCGTGCACGCAGCAACGCGGCAGATGGCCGAGACCGAGGCCATAGAGGAACAGTTCGCCGACGTGGACGCCTTGATCGCGGCGGCCGAAGCCGAGGCTGCGAACGCACCGCAGGCGGACGCGGCCGTCCCGGAACTGACGGAGCAGGAACGGCGGGAGGTCGAGGCCGCACTCGGTCTCGTCTACGGGGCGCATCGATCCGGCGCGCGTCCCGGAAAAGCCGCGTGAGCGGGGCGAGGGTCCCCGTCTACGACACCGGGATGCTCATCGCCCTTGCCGACCGCAAGGCCAAAGCGGTCCACCTGCATGAAGCCCTGAAGGAGACCCCGCACCGGGCCCTCGTCCTCGGGCCGGTGCTGGCGCAGGTGTGGCGCCCCCACCCTGCGCTGGTCCATGCGCTGGCCACCACGCTCGGGGACTGCACCGTGCCGCAGGCACGGGCCTCGGCCCCGCCGATGCGCGAGACCAGGGCCGGCCGTCCGGAGTGCATCGCCTGCGCCACGGGCTTCGATCTCGCGGACTGGCGCCGGGTCGGCACCGCCCTGGGGGAAGCCGAACTCCCCCCGAAGAAACGGCCGGACGGGGTGGATGCCGCCGTGGCCCTGGCCGCCGCGAAGCACGGCAGTGCGGTGATCTTCACCAGCGACCCCGAGGACATCGCCGCGCACCTGTCGGTGCTCAATCCGCCCGACGTGCACGTCCACGCCGTGTGAGCCGGTGGATCCCGCGATCCGCTCAGCCCCCGGCGAGGTGGCGTTCCACCGTTTCCATCTTGGACGTCATGCCGTCCGTGACGCCGGGGCGGATGTCGGCCTTGAGGACGAAGGAGACCCGGGGGGCGCGCGCCTCCACGGCGGCCACCGCGCGCTTGACCACGTCCATCACCTCGTCCCACTCGCCCTCGATGGTGGTGAACATGGCGTCCGTGTGGTTCGGCAGCCCCGATGCGCGGACGACGCGGACCGCGTCGGCCACGTACTCGCCGACCTCTTCGCCGACGCCCAGCGGGGTCACCGAGAACGCGATCATCATGCGCGGGCCGCCTCACGGGCACGGGCGGCGAGCACGCCGGCCGACTCGTCCCGCTTGAGCACCCGGTCGCCGTAGAGCCCGCCGAAGGGGACCAGCGCCAGCAGGAAGAAGAGGGCGACCTTCTTCAGGGGCCACTTCGCCTTGAACCAGACGTCCAGCAGGAAGACGCCGTAGATGACGAACAGGATCCCGTGGATGACGCCGAGCGGCATCATCAGGTAGTCGATGTCCGAGATCCGGCTCAGCACCGAGCCGAAGATCAGCAGCGCCGGGAACGAGAGCGCCTCCGGTACGGAGATGAGGCGCAGCCGGTGCAGGGCGGAAGCGGTCTTGATGTCCACGTGGAACCTTCGGGGTGGATGCCGGGGGTCCGTCCCAGTGTCTCAGCCGCCCCGGGCGATCTTGGCGCGGGGCCCGGGGGTCCCGGCGGACCGGGGTGTACCGGGACGGTTCGGGACGGATATCGGCCAACGGGCCCTGTTCGGTGCCGCCCGCTGCCGATAACGTCTTCCCGTGGCTCAGTTCCGACTCCAAGGCAGCAAGGTGCTCGCCGTCGACCTGACCGGGGACGCCGTGAAAGCGAAAAACGGCTCCATGGTCGCGTACGACGGCCAGATGGCCTTCAAGAAGATGACCGGCGGCGGCGAAGGCCTCCGCGGAATGGTGACCCGGC is a window encoding:
- a CDS encoding C39 family peptidase, coding for MTVSVIKHAVPYYSQWESAALVPEFVAGADAARDPLWAGSGADSPEEYAFWAPRMCGVACLRMVLGRLELPVPPSVELVKELCGAGAYVRDGDAVQGLIYRPFAEYVNARWGLDARSVPVLDHQAVRDTLAAGGLAMLSVHWSIRTAAPAAEARGGHLVLAVGATDEAVLVHNPSGFPDGSQQYAPVPWADLDRFYAGRGILLGGRAG
- a CDS encoding ribbon-helix-helix protein, CopG family, whose translation is MVAKTRISISLEQEQAERIRRHAERAGLDVSAYLVHAATRQMAETEAIEEQFADVDALIAAAEAEAANAPQADAAVPELTEQERREVEAALGLVYGAHRSGARPGKAA
- a CDS encoding MTH1187 family thiamine-binding protein, with amino-acid sequence MMIAFSVTPLGVGEEVGEYVADAVRVVRASGLPNHTDAMFTTIEGEWDEVMDVVKRAVAAVEARAPRVSFVLKADIRPGVTDGMTSKMETVERHLAGG
- a CDS encoding DUF3817 domain-containing protein; protein product: MDIKTASALHRLRLISVPEALSFPALLIFGSVLSRISDIDYLMMPLGVIHGILFVIYGVFLLDVWFKAKWPLKKVALFFLLALVPFGGLYGDRVLKRDESAGVLAARAREAARA